A region from the Chlamydiales bacterium genome encodes:
- a CDS encoding metal ABC transporter permease, translating to MMDTTLTTSSLFAYEFMRNAFIAGTLAAIVSAIVGYFIVLRSQNFAGHALSHIAFAGAAGAGLVGLSPSTGQLILTLLAAIGMGSIGERASKSDVAIGVTLAFSLGLGVLFLHFYTNYAGQAMAILFGDLFGVSNHLINMMLIYSVVSIVGIALLAKRILFVSLEPELAEAKGLSLRLVSILFLMLVAVAVTEASQVVGILLVFTLLIGPAAAALCCTRRFWSGIWLSIGIGIAVVWAGIILAYFTNLPVSFWISALSFGTYIGLRQLSL from the coding sequence ATGATGGATACCACACTCACAACAAGTAGTCTATTTGCCTACGAGTTCATGCGCAATGCGTTCATTGCGGGTACGCTTGCTGCTATCGTCTCGGCAATTGTCGGCTATTTTATCGTGCTACGCAGCCAGAATTTTGCAGGCCATGCACTAAGTCATATCGCCTTTGCCGGCGCAGCAGGCGCGGGACTTGTCGGCCTCTCTCCGAGCACGGGTCAGCTTATTTTAACTCTGCTTGCCGCGATTGGAATGGGGAGCATTGGCGAAAGGGCGTCAAAAAGCGATGTGGCCATTGGAGTGACGCTCGCTTTTTCTTTGGGACTTGGGGTTCTCTTTCTCCACTTTTATACAAACTATGCTGGACAGGCGATGGCGATCCTGTTTGGCGATCTATTCGGTGTATCTAACCATCTAATCAACATGATGCTGATCTATTCGGTTGTCAGCATTGTGGGGATTGCTCTACTTGCAAAACGCATTCTTTTCGTGAGCCTTGAACCTGAACTTGCCGAAGCAAAAGGTCTCTCTCTTCGCCTGGTCTCTATTCTATTTCTTATGCTAGTGGCAGTTGCTGTAACAGAGGCGAGTCAGGTGGTGGGGATCCTACTGGTATTCACCCTTCTGATCGGCCCTGCGGCCGCAGCGCTCTGCTGCACGCGTAGGTTCTGGAGCGGGATCTGGCTCTCAATTGGAATCGGCATCGCTGTGGTCTGGGCGGGTATTATTCTTGCATACTTTACAAACCTGCCGGTCTCGTTCTGGATCAGCGCTCTCAGCTTTGGCACCTACATTGGCCTCCGCCAGCTCTCCCTTTAA